The Fusobacterium necrophorum subsp. necrophorum genome has a window encoding:
- a CDS encoding lysophospholipid acyltransferase family protein, with amino-acid sequence MEKMDNSKKYRFYGLCLYYFIHFLNYSFSYIRIENEGEEKVREATHPYIFCFWHEKLLSASLAMRNLPKKVGLASPSKDGELIAVPLEKMGFDMVRGSSDKQSVSSLLSLLKFLKKGYSMGTPVDGPKGPPYKVKLGLLYLAQKSGVPIVPMGGAFTKKWIFSKTWDHFQVPKPFSKILYVLGDPISLKKDTNLEEMALFLEEEINNLNEKAERLVREGNYE; translated from the coding sequence ATGGAAAAAATGGATAACTCAAAAAAATATAGATTTTACGGACTTTGCCTTTACTATTTTATTCATTTTTTGAATTACAGTTTTTCTTATATTCGCATTGAAAATGAGGGAGAAGAAAAGGTAAGAGAAGCGACTCATCCTTATATTTTTTGCTTTTGGCATGAAAAATTATTGAGTGCTTCCCTTGCTATGAGAAATCTCCCGAAAAAAGTCGGTCTGGCAAGTCCCTCGAAAGATGGAGAATTGATTGCTGTCCCTTTGGAAAAAATGGGATTTGATATGGTGAGAGGTTCTTCTGACAAACAATCCGTTTCTTCTCTGCTGTCTCTGCTTAAATTTTTAAAAAAAGGATACAGTATGGGGACACCGGTCGACGGTCCCAAAGGTCCTCCTTACAAAGTGAAACTTGGTTTGCTTTACTTGGCACAAAAAAGTGGAGTTCCGATTGTCCCTATGGGAGGAGCTTTTACAAAAAAATGGATTTTTTCAAAAACTTGGGATCACTTTCAAGTCCCAAAACCTTTCTCCAAAATTCTTTATGTCTTGGGGGATCCCATTTCCTTAAAGAAAGATACAAATTTGGAAGAAATGGCTCTCTTTTTAGAAGAAGAAATTAACAACTTAAATGAAAAAGCGGAACGCTTAGTCCGGGAGGGAAACTATGAATAA
- a CDS encoding YbaB/EbfC family nucleoid-associated protein has translation MVRKLKGNRPAQAAAGNQMDILKQAQAMQQQMLQVQEELKGKDLTVSVGGGAVNVKVNGQKEVLEIKLSDEILKEAASDKEMLEDLILSGINEAMRQAEELAESEMNKVTGGINIPGLF, from the coding sequence ATGGTACGAAAATTAAAAGGAAATCGACCTGCTCAAGCTGCAGCCGGGAATCAAATGGATATTTTAAAACAAGCACAGGCAATGCAACAACAAATGCTACAAGTACAAGAAGAATTAAAGGGAAAAGACTTGACAGTGTCTGTTGGTGGGGGAGCTGTGAATGTAAAAGTAAATGGACAAAAAGAAGTATTGGAAATAAAATTGAGCGATGAAATTCTAAAAGAAGCAGCTTCTGACAAGGAAATGCTGGAAGATTTAATTTTGTCAGGAATCAATGAAGCAATGCGACAAGCAGAGGAATTAGCAGAAAGCGAAATGAATAAAGTAACCGGTGGAATCAACATTCCCGGTCTATTCTAA
- the sppA gene encoding signal peptide peptidase SppA yields MKHIIHFLKKIVLFVLKEISSFFIKLLLSLALLALVIGSLISYISKENTSEIKQGSYVLLRASSPLSEHIPIPDPLSLKEKHMTFFEVLYALDSIRQDPRIKGVLLNADFLSWNKAQVEEIGTKLQKLQEEGKDLIVTLQEANRANYFLASYAKEIVMPPIHAASSNISPYHYEELYWKSLLDRFGITMNVIPIGDYKSYMENYSHSHMSPEFRENMKRLLEHTYQYSLHLMAENRKINKNDLENWIENGELMGSSFHTLFEKGLVSKGEYPQRILEKIGEENIISIQEYFSLVKIKNRPKQYLALLTLEGTIEDETLFLDEVEAIQRDNNVKGVILRINSPGGSALVADMMYHAVKKLREKVPVYVSISGTAASGGYYVAVAGEKIFASPLSITGSIGVVSMIPNFSHLREKAEVSVESISKGKYADLYSYLKPLSEENYNRIRQGNLGVYKDFLEVVSSNRKIETSFLDQHLAQGRVWLGAEAKEHKLIDELGGLEATIYALEQDKNLGALPILQVSKNDVFGQYLGKYRKFLTFLPMTLQNKIPKDRLWNKPIMYFPYEME; encoded by the coding sequence ATGAAACATATCATACATTTTTTAAAAAAAATTGTTCTATTTGTTCTAAAAGAAATTTCTTCTTTCTTTATTAAATTGCTTCTATCCTTAGCTTTACTTGCTCTTGTGATAGGGAGTTTGATTTCCTATATTTCCAAAGAGAATACAAGTGAAATCAAACAAGGAAGTTATGTTTTGTTAAGGGCTTCCAGTCCTCTCTCGGAACATATTCCGATTCCTGATCCTTTGAGTCTGAAAGAAAAACATATGACCTTTTTTGAAGTTCTGTATGCTCTGGACAGCATTCGACAGGATCCGAGAATCAAAGGTGTTTTACTAAATGCAGATTTTCTTTCTTGGAATAAAGCACAAGTGGAAGAAATCGGAACAAAATTACAAAAACTTCAAGAAGAGGGAAAGGACCTCATTGTAACATTACAAGAGGCAAATAGGGCAAACTATTTTTTGGCAAGTTATGCCAAAGAAATTGTGATGCCTCCGATTCACGCTGCCTCTTCCAACATTAGCCCCTATCATTATGAAGAGCTATATTGGAAAAGTTTATTGGATCGTTTTGGAATTACAATGAATGTCATTCCGATTGGAGATTATAAATCTTATATGGAAAATTATTCTCACAGCCATATGTCTCCTGAATTTCGAGAAAATATGAAACGCCTTTTGGAGCATACCTACCAGTATTCTCTACATCTGATGGCAGAAAATCGAAAAATAAACAAAAATGATTTGGAAAACTGGATAGAAAATGGAGAATTGATGGGAAGTTCTTTTCATACCTTATTTGAAAAAGGACTGGTAAGCAAAGGAGAATATCCTCAACGTATTTTAGAAAAAATCGGAGAGGAAAATATCATTTCCATTCAAGAATATTTTTCTTTGGTCAAAATCAAAAATCGTCCAAAACAGTATCTGGCTCTCTTAACTTTGGAGGGAACGATTGAAGATGAAACTTTATTTCTTGATGAAGTAGAAGCCATTCAACGTGACAACAATGTAAAAGGAGTTATCCTACGAATTAATTCTCCGGGAGGTTCTGCTCTTGTGGCGGATATGATGTATCATGCCGTGAAAAAATTAAGAGAGAAGGTTCCTGTTTATGTTTCCATTTCGGGAACTGCCGCTTCAGGAGGTTACTATGTGGCGGTGGCGGGAGAGAAAATTTTTGCTTCTCCTCTTTCCATTACCGGTTCTATTGGGGTCGTCAGTATGATTCCTAATTTTAGTCATCTAAGAGAAAAAGCGGAGGTTTCCGTGGAAAGCATTTCCAAAGGAAAATATGCCGACTTATACTCCTATCTGAAGCCTCTTTCTGAAGAAAATTATAATCGTATTCGCCAAGGAAACTTAGGAGTATACAAAGACTTCTTAGAAGTTGTTTCCTCAAATCGAAAGATAGAAACAAGTTTCTTAGATCAGCACTTAGCACAAGGAAGAGTCTGGTTGGGAGCGGAAGCAAAAGAACATAAATTGATTGATGAATTGGGAGGATTGGAAGCTACGATTTATGCACTGGAACAGGATAAAAACCTGGGAGCTCTACCTATCTTACAAGTTTCCAAAAATGATGTTTTCGGACAATATCTTGGAAAATATAGGAAATTTTTAACATTTTTACCCATGACGCTGCAAAACAAAATTCCAAAAGACAGGTTGTGGAATAAGCCTATTATGTATTTTCCATATGAAATGGAATAA
- the pepF gene encoding oligoendopeptidase F has product MNYTWNLDDIYPSWEAWEQDFQKMKRDMEIIPSYQGKIHNSRENFVELTKLEENLSRLVDKLYLYPYLKKDLNSKDEIASMKLQEMESIFTDFGVKTAWTVPETLMIPENTMKQWILEDDFLKDYAFPLRETYRLQKHVLSEEKEQLLSYFSQYLGAPDDIYSELSISDMEWKTVTLSNGWKGPVTNGMYSKILSTNRNQEDRRLAFEALYEAYHKNKNTYGAIYRALLQRGVASSRARNYSSTLEKALEGKNIPKEVFLSLLNSALKNTAPLQRYIKLRKKVLGLQEYHYYDNSISLLEYDKEFPYEEAKQLVIDSVLPLGKEYQEKLKIALSDGWLDVMEKENKRSGAYSINIYDVHPYMLLNYQGTLDDVFTLAHELGHTMHSILSTEHQPFATHSYTIFVAEVASTFNERLLLDSMLEKTKDPKERIVLLEQALGNIMGTYYIQTLFANYEYQAHQLVERGEAVTPDILSGIMETLFQQYFGDTLVLDDLQKIIWSRIPHFYNSPYYVYQYATSFAASANLYTQVKKDPSSVSKYLTLLQSGGNDYPMEQLKKAGADLSKVESFDAIAEEFNRLLDLLEKELERYQA; this is encoded by the coding sequence ATGAATTATACATGGAACTTAGACGACATTTATCCCTCTTGGGAAGCTTGGGAACAAGATTTTCAAAAAATGAAACGAGATATGGAAATCATTCCGAGTTATCAGGGAAAAATTCATAACAGTCGAGAAAATTTTGTGGAACTGACAAAACTAGAAGAAAATTTATCTCGATTGGTAGACAAATTGTATCTATATCCTTATTTGAAAAAAGATTTAAATTCCAAAGATGAAATCGCTTCTATGAAATTACAAGAAATGGAATCTATTTTTACCGATTTTGGAGTGAAGACGGCTTGGACGGTTCCGGAAACTCTTATGATTCCGGAAAATACGATGAAACAATGGATTTTGGAAGACGATTTTCTAAAAGATTACGCCTTCCCTTTGCGAGAAACCTATCGTCTTCAAAAACATGTGCTGAGTGAAGAAAAAGAACAATTGCTTTCTTATTTCTCACAATATTTAGGAGCCCCTGATGATATTTACTCCGAACTTTCCATTTCCGATATGGAGTGGAAAACGGTAACCTTATCCAATGGCTGGAAGGGACCTGTTACCAATGGAATGTATTCTAAAATTCTATCGACCAATCGCAACCAAGAAGATAGAAGATTAGCTTTTGAAGCTCTTTATGAAGCATATCATAAAAATAAGAATACCTACGGAGCCATTTATCGTGCTCTATTACAAAGGGGAGTTGCCAGCAGTCGAGCCAGAAACTATTCCTCAACTTTGGAAAAAGCATTGGAAGGAAAAAATATTCCCAAAGAAGTTTTCCTATCTCTCCTAAACTCGGCTCTAAAAAATACAGCCCCTTTGCAACGCTATATAAAATTACGTAAAAAGGTTTTGGGATTACAAGAATATCATTACTATGACAATTCCATTTCTCTTTTAGAATACGATAAGGAATTTCCTTATGAAGAAGCAAAACAACTCGTGATTGACTCTGTTCTTCCTTTAGGAAAAGAATACCAGGAAAAATTGAAAATCGCTTTAAGTGACGGTTGGTTGGATGTCATGGAGAAAGAAAACAAAAGAAGCGGAGCTTATTCCATCAACATCTACGATGTTCACCCTTATATGTTATTAAACTATCAGGGCACCTTAGATGATGTCTTTACCTTAGCTCATGAATTAGGGCATACCATGCATAGCATACTTTCTACGGAACATCAACCCTTTGCAACTCATTCTTACACTATTTTTGTGGCGGAAGTGGCTTCTACTTTCAATGAAAGATTGTTGTTGGATTCGATGTTGGAAAAAACAAAAGATCCGAAAGAGAGAATTGTTTTACTGGAACAAGCTTTGGGAAATATTATGGGAACTTACTACATTCAAACTTTGTTTGCCAATTATGAATATCAGGCTCATCAGTTAGTAGAACGAGGAGAAGCGGTAACTCCGGATATTCTTTCCGGAATTATGGAAACATTGTTCCAACAATACTTTGGGGATACTTTAGTTCTGGATGACTTACAAAAAATTATTTGGAGTAGAATTCCTCATTTTTATAATTCTCCTTATTATGTCTATCAATATGCAACAAGTTTTGCGGCTTCTGCAAATTTATATACACAAGTGAAAAAAGATCCTAGTTCCGTTTCAAAATACTTGACTTTACTTCAATCCGGAGGAAATGATTATCCGATGGAACAGTTAAAGAAAGCCGGAGCCGATTTATCAAAAGTAGAAAGTTTTGATGCAATTGCAGAAGAATTTAATCGATTGTTGGATTTATTAGAAAAAGAATTAGAACGCTATCAAGCTTAG
- a CDS encoding uracil-xanthine permease family protein, whose translation MVNTNELGLKTKLVLGAQHVLAMFGATVLVPFLTGLNPSIALIAAGLGTLIFHAVTKRIVPVFLGSSFAFIGAIALVLKNDGIAVVKGGVIAAGFVYLVMSLIILKFGVDKVKSFFPPVVVGPIIMVIGLRLSPVAMNMAGYSNGSFDSRSLIISGIVVISMVCISILKKSFFRLVPILISVAIGYIVAMCFDLVDFHLISQAKWIGLSEDAFHSLITMPKFTFTGVVAIAPIALVVFIEHIGDITTNGAVVGKDFFQNPGIHRTMLGDGLATIAAGLIGGPANTTYGENTGVLAVTKVYDPSVLRIAACYAIVLGFLGKFGVMLQTIPTPVMGGVSIILFGMISAVGARTIVDAQLDFSNSRNLIIASLILVFGIAINEIAIWGTISISGLAIAALIGVILNKILPEDQPYSKKQLKKMKEQEMKEKR comes from the coding sequence ATGGTAAACACAAATGAATTAGGTTTGAAAACAAAATTGGTCTTGGGAGCCCAACACGTTTTGGCTATGTTTGGGGCAACAGTCTTGGTTCCTTTCTTAACAGGATTAAATCCCTCCATCGCCTTGATTGCAGCCGGACTTGGAACTTTAATTTTCCATGCGGTAACCAAAAGAATCGTTCCGGTCTTTTTAGGTTCTTCTTTCGCTTTTATCGGTGCAATTGCGTTAGTCTTGAAAAATGACGGGATTGCAGTTGTCAAAGGGGGAGTTATTGCAGCCGGATTTGTCTATCTGGTCATGTCTCTTATTATTTTAAAATTTGGAGTGGATAAGGTAAAATCTTTCTTTCCTCCTGTCGTAGTAGGTCCGATTATCATGGTCATCGGATTACGACTTAGCCCGGTGGCTATGAATATGGCGGGATATTCCAATGGAAGTTTTGATAGTAGAAGTTTAATTATTTCCGGTATTGTAGTCATTTCTATGGTTTGCATCAGTATTTTGAAAAAATCTTTTTTCCGATTGGTTCCTATCTTAATTTCAGTTGCTATCGGATACATTGTGGCGATGTGTTTCGACTTGGTAGATTTTCACTTAATTTCTCAAGCAAAATGGATAGGACTCTCTGAAGATGCCTTTCATTCTTTGATAACTATGCCGAAATTTACTTTTACAGGAGTTGTTGCAATTGCTCCCATCGCTTTGGTTGTTTTCATTGAACATATCGGAGATATTACAACCAACGGTGCTGTGGTTGGAAAGGATTTCTTCCAAAATCCAGGAATTCACAGAACTATGTTGGGAGATGGATTGGCTACCATTGCAGCCGGATTGATTGGGGGACCTGCCAATACAACCTATGGAGAAAATACAGGGGTACTGGCGGTTACGAAAGTTTATGACCCTTCCGTTCTTAGAATTGCAGCTTGTTATGCTATCGTACTTGGGTTTTTAGGAAAATTCGGAGTTATGTTACAAACAATTCCTACTCCGGTTATGGGAGGAGTTTCTATTATTCTGTTTGGAATGATTTCAGCAGTCGGTGCAAGAACCATTGTAGATGCTCAATTGGATTTTTCAAATTCCAGAAACTTAATCATTGCCTCTTTGATTTTAGTGTTCGGAATTGCTATCAATGAGATTGCCATTTGGGGAACTATTTCTATTTCCGGTTTGGCGATTGCCGCTTTGATTGGAGTTATTTTAAATAAAATTCTACCGGAAGATCAACCTTATTCTAAAAAGCAACTGAAAAAAATGAAAGAACAAGAAATGAAAGAAAAAAGATAG
- a CDS encoding thioesterase family protein, with protein MLEVGLKGEVSKVVQAEDTAARVASGLLEVFSTPMMIALMEKAAYTLAEEHLEEGESTVGVEIGSKHMKATPIGVTVKAVATITKIEGRFITFQVQAFEEDGTLIGEGTHLRCIINRQKFIDKLNKR; from the coding sequence ATGTTAGAAGTAGGTTTAAAAGGTGAAGTTTCAAAAGTAGTACAGGCAGAAGATACTGCAGCTAGAGTAGCTTCAGGTCTATTGGAAGTTTTTTCAACTCCCATGATGATTGCCTTAATGGAAAAAGCAGCATACACTTTAGCAGAAGAACATTTGGAAGAGGGAGAGTCCACTGTCGGAGTGGAAATCGGTTCCAAACATATGAAAGCAACTCCCATTGGAGTTACTGTTAAAGCAGTTGCAACGATTACTAAAATCGAAGGTCGCTTCATTACTTTCCAAGTTCAAGCCTTTGAAGAAGACGGAACTTTAATAGGAGAAGGAACTCATCTACGTTGTATTATTAACCGTCAAAAATTTATCGACAAATTAAACAAAAGATAG
- a CDS encoding DUF1007 family protein, whose translation MRRIMIFCLLFFCFSFQNVLAHPHVFFDTQVSIQVEKKRMEGVELRFLLDEMNTLLNQKIFRPSKEGEVKDKNIVFLKYLYSHIRVFWNGKRIPKQDILFELAVLEDEQLRIDFFVNIDKAIRPKDKLTISFYDTNYYYTYDYNKSSFHMEGLEQGKWRARFYTEKGISFYFKSVHPDIYEVIFE comes from the coding sequence ATGAGAAGAATTATGATATTCTGTTTACTCTTTTTTTGCTTTTCTTTTCAAAATGTTTTGGCACATCCTCATGTATTTTTTGATACTCAGGTGTCCATACAGGTAGAAAAAAAGAGAATGGAAGGAGTGGAGCTTCGTTTTCTTTTAGATGAGATGAATACCTTATTAAATCAAAAAATATTTCGTCCTTCCAAAGAAGGAGAGGTCAAAGACAAGAATATTGTTTTTTTGAAATATTTGTATTCTCATATTCGAGTTTTTTGGAATGGAAAAAGAATTCCAAAGCAGGATATTTTGTTTGAATTGGCAGTATTGGAGGATGAGCAGTTAAGAATTGATTTTTTTGTCAATATCGACAAGGCGATTCGTCCTAAGGATAAGCTGACCATTTCTTTTTATGATACGAACTATTATTATACCTATGATTATAATAAATCCTCCTTTCATATGGAGGGCTTGGAACAGGGAAAATGGAGAGCGAGATTTTATACAGAAAAGGGAATCAGTTTTTATTTTAAGAGTGTACATCCGGATATTTACGAGGTGATTTTTGAATGA
- a CDS encoding nickel transporter has protein sequence MKKKIMLGLLIFFIFLGLWQFPTIYKTLVLEQKHVIKEMKLLIRERERGIFGALLGMTFFYGLIHSLGPGHGKSFLVTYVLKTKISKWKLFLMTATIAYLQAFFAYIFIHFVLDLASQSSMLGLYTIDQKTRLLSAIMIVLIALFDLILLFRKKEESAKEGWIFAGIVGLCPCPGVMSVLLFLNVLGYGAYSKIFALSTATGIFCMLSLFTLTAGKIKEYFTQESSPKVFGFLHIFGTLLLLGIGILQISFSF, from the coding sequence ATGAAGAAAAAAATAATGTTAGGACTTTTGATATTTTTTATTTTTTTAGGTTTATGGCAATTTCCAACTATTTATAAAACTTTGGTGTTGGAGCAAAAACATGTTATCAAGGAAATGAAACTTTTGATTCGAGAGAGGGAAAGGGGAATTTTCGGAGCATTGTTGGGAATGACCTTTTTCTATGGATTGATTCATTCTTTAGGGCCCGGACATGGAAAAAGTTTTTTAGTGACTTATGTTCTGAAGACGAAAATATCCAAGTGGAAATTATTTCTTATGACCGCTACAATTGCGTATCTTCAAGCTTTTTTTGCCTATATCTTTATTCATTTTGTGTTAGATTTGGCAAGTCAGAGCTCTATGTTGGGGCTTTATACCATAGATCAAAAAACAAGATTGCTTTCCGCTATCATGATTGTTTTGATTGCTTTGTTTGATCTTATCCTGCTTTTTCGGAAAAAAGAAGAATCTGCAAAAGAAGGTTGGATTTTTGCAGGAATTGTCGGTCTATGTCCCTGTCCCGGAGTGATGAGTGTTCTGCTCTTTTTAAATGTATTGGGTTATGGAGCCTATTCGAAAATTTTTGCTTTGAGTACTGCAACAGGAATTTTTTGCATGTTGAGTCTTTTCACTTTGACAGCGGGGAAGATAAAAGAATATTTTACACAGGAAAGTTCTCCGAAGGTATTTGGATTTCTACATATTTTTGGGACTTTACTTCTGTTGGGGATAGGAATATTGCAAATTTCTTTTTCTTTCTAA
- a CDS encoding thiamine diphosphokinase: protein MKRAYLILNGELRRSLPFYQQLFQKAKGDILCVDGGSRHLQSLHILPKELWGDLDSTPPSLYEKWEKQGCEIFKFPVEKDFTDFELLLQSLQKRSYEEWIVIGGLGGDTDHLLSNLQLCILYPKLQFLSEEESIFLLPKYYVFQSLQEHKISFIPFSEKVTALSLEGFQYNLSAHTLRRGETLCHGNTILKEKASVHFEEGLLLAVLKNKKTLSQKE, encoded by the coding sequence ATGAAACGAGCTTATCTTATTTTAAATGGAGAATTACGGCGTAGTCTCCCTTTTTATCAACAGTTATTTCAAAAAGCAAAGGGAGATATTCTTTGTGTAGACGGTGGTTCTCGACATTTGCAATCCCTACATATACTTCCAAAAGAACTGTGGGGAGATCTGGATTCCACTCCCCCTTCTCTCTACGAAAAATGGGAAAAACAAGGTTGTGAAATTTTCAAATTTCCTGTGGAAAAAGATTTCACAGATTTTGAACTTCTCTTACAATCTCTACAAAAACGTTCCTACGAGGAATGGATTGTCATCGGTGGATTGGGAGGAGATACCGACCACCTGCTTTCCAATTTACAGCTTTGTATTTTATATCCGAAACTACAATTTTTAAGTGAAGAAGAAAGCATTTTCCTACTCCCGAAATACTATGTATTTCAATCTTTACAGGAACATAAAATATCTTTCATTCCTTTTTCGGAAAAAGTGACTGCTCTAAGCTTGGAGGGATTCCAATACAATTTATCCGCTCATACTTTACGAAGAGGAGAAACTCTTTGTCACGGAAATACCATTTTAAAAGAAAAGGCAAGTGTTCACTTTGAAGAGGGACTTTTGTTGGCTGTACTAAAAAACAAAAAAACTCTATCTCAAAAGGAATAA